From one Populus alba chromosome 17, ASM523922v2, whole genome shotgun sequence genomic stretch:
- the LOC118061277 gene encoding LEAF RUST 10 DISEASE-RESISTANCEUS RECEPTOR-LIKE PROTEIN KINASE-like 1.3, whose product MLLPLARMNSSAFSFLSDLVLVLLLFIQVPSSLGNDDLFTACSKKFVCGGVFAGFPFWGNDRPPACGVPELELRCEDNIAKMNISQVAYRVLEINWEMGTLRIAREDSLVGLMCSPQFMNSTFNPKVFEYVEGYKNLTFIYGCKDAPPTIPGRIPFICKRNEVNDQGGYIQEGDTGPGECNRSVLVPVSKTDLPRPPIGIFPGWEELLRKGFEVRLKVEWEACWECFTTSGACGIDCATNQTTCYCPNQSSGSTTCAILPAPAAPGKKSRNSALEIGLSSAGAVGGAFVGFWIMAFIQRRRRKAAVEKTEELPVATPPSKSLATSTNRSSNF is encoded by the exons ATGCTACTTCCTCTTGCCAGAATGAATTCCtcggccttttcttttctttcagatTTGGTTCTTGTATTGTTGCTCTTCATTCAAGTCCCTTCATCCCTAGGCAACGATGACCTGTTCACTGCCTGTAGTAAAAAGTTTGTATGTGGGGGTGTTTTCGCGGGTTTTCCGTTCTGGGGAAATGACAGACCACCTGCCTGTGGCGTTCCTGAATTGGAGCTCAGGTGTGAGGATAATATCGCCAAGATGAATATCAGTCAGGTTGCATATCGTGTTTTGGAAATCAATTGGGAAATGGGAACTCTCAGGATTGCAAGAGAGGACTCCTTGGTTGGATTAATGTGCTCACCTCAGTTTATGAACAGCACGTTCAATCCTAAGGTTTTCGAGTATGTTGAGGGCTACAAAAATCTGACATTCATTTATGGTTGCAAGGATGCTCCTCCAACCATACCTGGTAGAATACCTTTCATTTGCAAAAGAAATGAGGTTAATGATCAAGGTGGTTATATCCAAGAAGGAGATACTGGTCCTGGTGAATGCAATCGTAGTGTCTTAGTGCCAGTTTCTAAAACAGATTTGCCACGGCCACCAATCGGGATTTTCCCAGGTTGGGAAGAACTCCTGAGAAAAGGATTCGAGGTAAGATTGAAGGTCGAATGGGAGGCGTGTTGGGAATGCTTCACCACTTCAGGAGCTTGTGGTATTGACTGTGCAACTAATCAAACAACTTGTTACTGTCCAAATCAATCAAGTGGATCAACAACATGTGCTATTCTTCCAGCTCCAGCAGCTCCAG GGAAGAAGTCTCGAAACAGTGCACTCGAAATTG GGCTTAGCTCAGCAGGTGCTGTTGGTGGTGCCTTTGTGGGATTCTGGATCATGGCCTTTATacaacggaggagaagaaaagctGCCGTAGAGAAAACCGAAGAACTTCCTGTAGCAACTCCTCCAAGCAAAAGCCTTGCTACCTCAACTAATCGCTCTTCCAATTTTTAG
- the LOC118061274 gene encoding LEAF RUST 10 DISEASE-RESISTANCEUS RECEPTOR-LIKE PROTEIN KINASE-like 1.3, translating to MLETIPETTKPILLAHKSISPMLLPLARMNSSAFSFLSDLVLVLLLFIQVPSSSSNDDLFTACSKKFVCGHISAGFPFWGNDRSPACGVPELELRCENNIAKMNISQVAYRVLEINQDDGILRIAREDYMVGLCSPQFMNSTFNPKVFEYVEGYKNLTFIYGCKDAPPTIPGRIPFICKRNEVNDQGGYIQEGDTGPGECNRSVLVPVSKTDLPRPPIGIFPGWEELLRKGFEVRLKVEWEACWECFTTSGACGIDCATNQTTCYCPNQSSGSKTCAILPAPAAPGKKSRNSALEIGLSSAGVVVGGAFLGCWIMAFIQRRRRKAAVEKTEELPVATPPSKRLATSTNRSSNF from the exons ATGCTCGAAACTATCCCAGAAACAACCAAGCCCATTTTGCTAGCACACAAGTCCATTTCTCCTATGCTACTTCCTCTTGCCAGAATGAATTCCtcggccttttcttttctttcagatTTAGTTCTTGTATTGTTGCTCTTCATTCAAGTCCCTTCATCCTCGAGCAACGATGACCTGTTCACTGCCTGTAGTAAAAAGTTTGTGTGCGGGCATATCTCCGCGGGTTTTCCATTCTGGGGAAATGACAGATCACCTGCCTGTGGCGTTCCTGAATTGGAGCTCAGGTGTGAGAATAATATCGCCAAGATGAATATCAGTCAGGTTGCATATCGTGTTTTGGAAATCAATCAGGATGATGGAATTCTCAGGATTGCAAGAGAGGACTACATGGTTGGATTATGTTCACCTCAGTTTATGAACAGCACGTTCAATCCCAAGGTTTTCGAGTATGTTGAGGGTTACAAAAATCTGACATTCATTTATGGTTGCAAGGATGCTCCTCCAACCATACCTGGTAGAATACCTTTCATTTGCAAAAGAAATGAGGTTAATGATCAAGGTGGTTATATCCAAGAAGGAGATACTGGTCCTGGTGAATGCAATCGTAGTGTCTTAGTGCCAGTTTCTAAAACAGATTTGCCACGGCCACCAATCGGGATTTTCCCAGGTTGGGAAGAACTCCTGAGAAAAGGATTCGAGGTAAGATTGAAGGTCGAATGGGAGGCGTGTTGGGAATGCTTCACCACTTCAGGAGCTTGTGGTATTGACTGTGCAACTAATCAAACAACTTGTTACTGTCCAAATCAATCAAGTGGATCAAAAACATGTGCTATTCTTCCAGCTCCAGCAGCTCCAG GGAAGAAGTCTCGAAACAGTGCACTCGAAATTG ggCTTAGCTCAGCAGGTGTTGTTGTTGGTGGTGCCTTTTTGGGATGCTGGATCATGGCCTTTATacaacggaggagaagaaaagctGCCGTAGAGAAAACCGAAGAACTTCCTGTAGCAACTCCTCCAAGCAAACGCCTTGCTACCTCAACTAATCGCTCTTCCAATTTTTAG
- the LOC118061278 gene encoding putative glutamine amidotransferase GAT1_2.1 has product MSPDLSVILPRVLIVSRRSLRKNKFVDFVGEYHLDLLVGYGAVPVIVPRVSGVHMLLDSFEPIHGVLLCEGEDVDPSLYDAETSNLSLEELEEIRRIHASDTAIDREKDSIELRLAKLCLERNIPYLGICRGSQVLNVASGGTLYQDIEKEVSKKIHESQRVKHMDYDNYDGHRHVVKVVENTPLHDWFRDSLEEDKMEILVNSYHHQGVNKLAQRFVPMAFAPDGLIEGFYDPDACNPEEGKFIMGLQFHPERMRQDDIDKFDYPGCPRAYQEFVKAVIAYQKKLNSSTTSVPRPLKPDQAMEKKRKNIVRSFFLARNTYTTGQRMNPSKESELQAGAEFLESNTALSLQQENRLKQMGATVRNAGSYIERLRMNEEREDLAKNVMGKMSVEQLSDLLSFYHMMGQICSEVLDRKLNGIVHGIGS; this is encoded by the exons ATGTCTCCTGATCTCTCTGTTATACTCCCTCGTGTTCTCATCGTCTCTAGACGCAGCCTCCgcaaaaacaaatttgtagATTTTGTTG gTGAATATCATCTTGATCTTCTAGTTGGCTATGGTGCAGTACCGGTTATCGTGCCCCGTGTTAGTGGGGTGCACATGTTGTTAGATAGTTTTGAGCCTATCCATGGTGTTCTTCTTTGTGAAGGAGAAGATGTTGATCCATCCTTATATGACGCTGAGACATCTAATCTTTCACTAGAAGAATTAGAAGAAATCAGGAGGATTCATGCAAGTGATACAGCTATTGATAGAGAGAAGGATTCGATTGAGTTGAGGCTTGCAAAACTCTGCCTTGAAAGAAACATACCTTATCTGGGGATTTGCAGAGGATCTCAAGTTCTGAATGTTGCTTCTGGGGGTACCCTTTATCAGGACATTGAAAAGGAGGTTTCAAAGAAGATTCACGAGTCTCAAAGAGTGAAGCACATGGATTATGATAATTATGATGGGCATAGACATGTGGTTAAGGTGGTAGAGAACACCCCTTTGCATGACTGGTTTAGGGATTCTCTGGAAGAAGATAAAATGGAGATTTTGGTTAATAGTTATCACCACCAGGGGGTGAATAAATTAGCACAAAGATTTGTGCCCATGGCGTTCGCACCAGATGGATTGATTGAGGGGTTTTATGATCCTGATGCTTGTAATCCTGAAGAGGGTAAGTTCATAATGGGACTTCAATTCCATCCAGAGAGAATGAGGCAGGATGACATCGACAAGTTTGATTACCCAGGATGCCCAAGGGCCTATCAG GAATTTGTCAAGGCTGTGATTGCTTATCAGAAGAAGCTCAACAGTAGTACTACATCTGTGCCAAGGCCTCTCAAACCAGATCAAGcaatggagaagaaaaggaagaatatAGTTAGAAGTTTCTTTCTTGCAAGAAACACATACACTACTGGCCAAAGAATGAATCCATCAAAGGAATCAGAACTACAAGCTGGAGCAGAATTCCTAGAG TCCAACACAGCTCTGAGCTTACAACAAGAGAACAGATTGAAGCAGATGGGTGCAACAGTGAGGAATGCAGGTTCCTACATTGAAAGACTGAGGATGAATGAGGAGAGGGAAGATTTGGCAAAAAATGTGATGGGAAAAATGTCTGTAGAACAGTTGTCTGACTTGTTGTCTTTCTACCATATGATGGGACAGATTTGCTCAGAAGTTTTAGATAGAAAGCTGAATGGCATTGTCCATGGCATCGGTTCTTGA